A single window of Prochlorothrix hollandica PCC 9006 = CALU 1027 DNA harbors:
- a CDS encoding helix-turn-helix domain-containing protein: MISMKARYQYRIYPTPQQVKGLNQLFG, from the coding sequence CATGAAAGCACGATACCAGTACCGAATTTATCCAACGCCGCAACAGGTCAAAGGGCTGAATCAGCTTTTTGGTTAA